One Alkalicoccus halolimnae DNA segment encodes these proteins:
- a CDS encoding 4-hydroxy-3-methylbut-2-enyl diphosphate reductase: MEVLKVSPRGYCYGVVDAMVMAKEAAGNPDLPRPIYILGMIVHNKHVTDAFEDDGVITLDGENRLDILRQVEKGTVIYTAHGVSPEVRRLAVEKGLTTIDATCPDVTVTHDLIRGKKDLGYEFIYIGKRGHPEPEGAIGVAPDIVHLVENLEDVANLDIKSERIIITNQTTMSQWDVRHLIKASADKYPRAEIHNEICNATQVRQEAVAKQAGEADLLLVVGDPKSNNSNRLAQVSKEIAGTPSYRISNVNDINLEWLKGINKVAVTAGASTPTLITKEVIKFIEQFDEDDPHTWDTTSLVKLSKILPKIRKKKNQGAK; this comes from the coding sequence ATGGAAGTTTTAAAAGTATCTCCGCGCGGCTACTGCTACGGAGTGGTGGACGCGATGGTCATGGCTAAAGAAGCGGCAGGCAATCCGGATCTGCCGAGACCAATTTATATTTTAGGAATGATCGTTCATAATAAACACGTTACCGATGCCTTTGAAGATGATGGTGTTATAACTCTTGATGGTGAAAACCGGCTGGATATTCTGCGACAGGTGGAAAAAGGCACCGTCATTTATACAGCTCACGGGGTCTCACCTGAAGTCCGCCGCCTTGCAGTCGAAAAAGGGCTCACGACTATCGATGCTACCTGTCCGGACGTTACGGTCACGCATGATTTAATTCGTGGAAAGAAAGACCTCGGTTATGAATTTATTTATATAGGTAAGCGGGGTCATCCGGAGCCCGAAGGCGCTATAGGTGTGGCACCCGATATTGTTCATCTTGTTGAAAACCTTGAAGATGTTGCCAACCTCGATATTAAGTCGGAGCGAATTATCATTACAAATCAGACTACGATGAGCCAATGGGATGTGCGGCATCTAATAAAAGCCTCTGCTGATAAATATCCACGTGCAGAGATTCATAATGAAATTTGTAACGCAACCCAGGTACGTCAGGAAGCTGTGGCAAAACAAGCAGGAGAAGCGGATCTTCTTCTTGTTGTGGGAGATCCAAAAAGCAACAATTCGAACCGCCTTGCCCAGGTTTCAAAAGAAATTGCCGGTACTCCTTCCTACCGAATCAGCAATGTAAATGATATTAACCTGGAATGGCTTAAAGGAATTAATAAAGTCGCGGTGACTGCAGGTGCGAGTACACCAACCCTTATTACAAAAGAAGTCATTAAATTTATCGAACAGTTCGACGAAGATGACCCGCACACATGGGATACTACCAGTTTAGTAAAACTTTCAAAAATTCTTCCGAAAATACGTAAGAAGAAAAATCAGGGTGCCAAATAA
- a CDS encoding CarD family transcriptional regulator: MFEVGDHVVYPGHGAGTVQEVMKKTILNEEQLYFVVYFPLQRITLMLPEKKIMESGLRSTTEASELMNILESYGHKDIQEEFQKPSRRQDERLNSGTVEDCVDVYFELTCKKSHSPQKLHIEEKKSLDLARKLLISELMLVHDTSEMEAVTMLESRINTPLKEA; this comes from the coding sequence ATGTTTGAAGTAGGAGATCATGTCGTATATCCCGGTCATGGTGCAGGGACAGTACAGGAAGTAATGAAAAAAACCATTTTAAATGAAGAACAGCTCTATTTTGTAGTATATTTTCCATTGCAGCGTATTACGCTTATGCTTCCAGAGAAAAAAATTATGGAATCCGGGCTTAGAAGCACAACAGAGGCTTCTGAGCTGATGAATATTCTTGAATCCTATGGTCATAAGGATATTCAGGAAGAGTTTCAAAAACCTTCGCGAAGACAGGATGAGCGTTTAAATTCAGGTACAGTCGAAGACTGTGTCGATGTTTACTTTGAGCTCACGTGTAAAAAATCCCACAGTCCCCAGAAGCTTCATATTGAAGAAAAGAAAAGCCTGGACTTAGCTCGTAAACTTTTAATTAGTGAACTTATGCTCGTACATGATACATCGGAAATGGAAGCTGTAACAATGCTTGAATCACGAATCAATACTCCTCTTAAAGAAGCCTGA
- a CDS encoding DEAD/DEAH box helicase, with protein MKHNFERFNLQPYLIEALSRDGIEQPTEIQERLIPSIDRGIDVIGKSQTGTGKTLAFLLPILNNIDSEKQETQYIITAPTRELASQLYDVFHLYTEQTNITAQLIVGGTDRKRMADKVSHKPHIVVGTPGRVLDMFRENAIQSNAIKGFVVDEADQMLDLGFLEEVNAIAAKLHDNVQLLVFSATIPESLMPFLKKYMKQPKQVEVQPNTVSPKNIEHWLVYDRDRDRKEVLSKLTERINPFLAIIFANTKEAADEFYEVLQEKGLNVDILHGGIAPRKRKKVLKKLQDAEVQYLVATDLLARGIDITGVSHIINAQIPHELDYYVHRVGRTARAGWDGKAITFYGRTDEASIAKLKQQGIPFEYKEWKQGGWKTVDKRLDKRPQQTPAALPPKKKTTKVKPGYKKKARAKAEQEQKRERRITRRKTKK; from the coding sequence ATGAAACACAATTTTGAAAGATTTAATTTACAGCCATATTTGATAGAAGCTTTATCCAGAGATGGTATTGAGCAGCCTACAGAAATACAGGAACGGTTGATACCCTCTATAGATAGAGGAATAGATGTAATTGGTAAATCGCAGACAGGGACAGGGAAGACCCTTGCCTTTTTGCTGCCGATTCTTAACAATATCGATTCAGAGAAGCAGGAAACGCAGTATATTATTACTGCGCCTACAAGAGAACTTGCTTCCCAGCTGTACGATGTTTTTCATCTGTACACAGAGCAGACGAATATCACAGCACAACTGATCGTCGGAGGAACCGATCGAAAGCGGATGGCTGATAAAGTTAGTCACAAACCCCATATTGTAGTCGGTACGCCGGGACGTGTTCTTGATATGTTCAGAGAAAACGCGATTCAGTCGAATGCGATAAAGGGATTTGTTGTTGACGAAGCCGATCAGATGCTGGATCTCGGTTTTTTAGAAGAAGTAAATGCTATTGCTGCAAAACTGCACGATAATGTGCAGCTTCTGGTTTTTTCTGCAACGATTCCGGAAAGTCTCATGCCGTTCCTGAAAAAATACATGAAACAGCCTAAACAGGTGGAAGTGCAGCCGAATACTGTTTCCCCTAAAAATATCGAGCATTGGCTCGTTTACGACCGCGACAGAGATCGTAAAGAAGTACTTTCTAAACTGACAGAACGAATTAATCCATTCCTTGCCATTATTTTTGCGAACACAAAGGAAGCGGCTGATGAATTTTATGAAGTGCTTCAGGAAAAAGGATTAAACGTCGATATACTGCATGGCGGCATAGCTCCACGCAAAAGAAAAAAAGTGCTTAAAAAACTTCAGGATGCCGAAGTTCAGTATTTGGTAGCTACAGATCTTCTTGCGCGTGGAATTGATATTACCGGAGTCAGCCATATTATCAATGCTCAAATTCCCCATGAACTGGATTATTATGTTCACCGTGTGGGACGCACGGCAAGAGCAGGATGGGATGGGAAAGCTATCACATTTTACGGCAGAACTGACGAAGCATCCATTGCAAAACTGAAACAGCAGGGAATACCTTTTGAATACAAAGAATGGAAGCAGGGCGGATGGAAAACAGTGGACAAACGCTTGGACAAACGGCCCCAGCAGACTCCTGCAGCGCTTCCACCAAAGAAAAAAACGACGAAAGTTAAACCGGGATATAAAAAGAAAGCCCGTGCCAAAGCGGAGCAGGAACAAAAGCGTGAACGACGTATTACCCGTAGAAAAACAAAGAAGTAA
- a CDS encoding deoxyribonuclease IV, with the protein MMLLGSHVSMNGKKMLLGSSEEAVSYGATTFMIYTGAPQNTRRKAIEDLNIDKGTAHMKEHGITDIVVHAPYIINIANTIKPETFELGVNFLKNEIDRTEALGSKQIVLHPGAHVGEGSEKGIKKIIEGLNEVIDPAQDVQIALETMAGKGSECGRNFEELAEIISGVTHNQKLSVCFDTCHVHDAGYDIIDDLDGTLEKFHNTVGLDRIKVLHVNDSKNPVGASKDRHENIGYGYIGYDALENIVYHEAFAPIPKILETPYIGDDKKNKKPPYKREIAMLRKKQFDKSLKADLAAEAAVK; encoded by the coding sequence ATTATGCTTTTAGGATCTCACGTTTCGATGAATGGAAAGAAAATGCTGCTAGGATCCAGTGAGGAGGCAGTTTCTTACGGAGCAACTACATTTATGATCTATACAGGAGCTCCTCAAAATACGCGCAGAAAGGCAATTGAAGATTTAAATATTGATAAGGGAACAGCTCATATGAAAGAGCATGGGATAACAGACATTGTAGTCCACGCTCCTTATATTATTAATATTGCAAACACGATTAAACCGGAGACGTTTGAACTCGGTGTGAACTTTCTGAAAAATGAAATTGACCGAACGGAAGCTCTAGGTTCGAAGCAGATCGTTCTTCATCCAGGTGCTCATGTTGGAGAAGGATCAGAAAAAGGAATAAAGAAAATTATTGAAGGACTGAACGAAGTGATTGATCCCGCTCAGGATGTTCAGATTGCACTGGAAACGATGGCTGGAAAAGGTTCTGAATGCGGAAGGAACTTTGAAGAACTAGCTGAGATAATAAGTGGTGTGACTCATAACCAGAAACTCTCGGTCTGTTTTGATACTTGCCACGTTCATGATGCTGGATACGATATTATTGACGATCTGGATGGTACGCTTGAAAAGTTTCATAATACGGTAGGTCTCGATCGAATTAAAGTTCTTCATGTAAATGACAGCAAAAATCCAGTTGGAGCTTCCAAAGACCGTCATGAGAACATTGGATATGGTTATATTGGCTATGATGCTCTTGAGAACATTGTTTATCATGAAGCATTTGCTCCTATACCGAAAATTTTAGAAACTCCTTATATAGGTGACGATAAAAAAAATAAAAAACCGCCTTACAAACGTGAAATTGCCATGCTCCGCAAAAAGCAGTTTGATAAGTCACTTAAAGCGGATTTAGCTGCAGAAGCCGCTGTAAAATAA
- a CDS encoding metal ABC transporter ATP-binding protein: protein MNRSIEAEKLTVHYYGDLALENISFSLQEGNIVGVIGPNGAGKSTLMKAMLGLVKYEGKITFFGKNVAEHRRNIAYVPQRTTIDWDFPILVEEAVLMGRYVHVPWYKKINKKDREMAREALREVGMEEFAERQIGELSGGQQQRVFIARALAQNTDFFFLDEPFVGIDVNSEEIIVALLQKLRAEGKTIFVIHHDLSKVETYFDRLLVLNQQLVGAGSVEEVFKPEILKKAYGGNAAVLTSDKEMVVVGP from the coding sequence ATGAATCGCTCAATTGAAGCTGAAAAATTAACAGTACATTATTATGGTGATCTTGCACTCGAAAATATTTCATTTTCGCTGCAGGAAGGTAATATTGTTGGTGTGATCGGGCCGAACGGAGCAGGTAAATCAACCTTGATGAAAGCGATGCTAGGTTTAGTGAAATATGAAGGGAAAATAACTTTCTTTGGTAAAAACGTTGCTGAACACCGTAGAAATATAGCCTACGTTCCTCAAAGAACAACGATCGACTGGGATTTTCCGATTCTGGTGGAAGAAGCTGTCCTTATGGGACGATACGTGCACGTCCCTTGGTATAAAAAAATAAATAAAAAAGACCGTGAAATGGCAAGAGAAGCTCTTCGGGAAGTTGGGATGGAAGAATTTGCTGAAAGACAGATCGGAGAATTATCCGGAGGACAGCAGCAGCGGGTATTCATTGCAAGAGCACTTGCTCAGAATACTGATTTTTTCTTTCTGGACGAACCTTTCGTGGGAATAGATGTTAATTCGGAAGAAATTATCGTAGCACTCCTGCAAAAACTTCGAGCAGAAGGAAAGACCATATTCGTTATTCACCATGATTTAAGTAAAGTGGAAACTTATTTTGACCGGCTGCTTGTTCTTAATCAGCAGCTCGTAGGGGCAGGGTCTGTAGAAGAAGTGTTTAAGCCTGAAATTCTAAAAAAAGCTTATGGAGGAAATGCCGCAGTTTTAACATCAGATAAAGAAATGGTGGTAGTTGGGCCATGA
- a CDS encoding metal ABC transporter permease: protein MIGEIQNFISQLVNYSYLQSALVTAVLVGIICGVIGCFIILRGMALMGDAISHAVLPGVVFSYMLGTSMFIGAFITGVLTALAIGFISRNSRIKDDSAIGIMFTAMFALGIVVMTSLQGTSVDLMHYLFGNVLAVSSVNFVITLIIGGIVLVSVILFYRPLLLSTFDETMARAAGLPVKWIHYLFMLLLSLVTVASLQTVGIILVVAMLITPGATAYLLTDRFPVMLGLSAFFGAFSAVIGLFFSVMYDVASGASIVLAATAFFMIAFFFAPKHGLVIKMMKKPAAGTRAA, encoded by the coding sequence ATGATAGGGGAAATTCAGAACTTTATCAGTCAGCTTGTTAATTATTCCTATTTACAAAGTGCGCTCGTTACTGCCGTACTCGTTGGTATTATCTGCGGAGTGATCGGTTGTTTTATTATTTTAAGAGGCATGGCGCTTATGGGAGATGCGATATCCCACGCGGTACTTCCCGGCGTTGTTTTTTCTTATATGCTCGGTACAAGTATGTTTATAGGTGCCTTTATTACGGGTGTACTTACAGCACTAGCAATCGGGTTTATTTCCCGGAACAGCAGAATTAAAGACGATTCGGCGATCGGCATTATGTTTACGGCAATGTTTGCTCTGGGGATTGTCGTCATGACATCTTTACAGGGAACCTCCGTTGATTTGATGCATTATCTATTCGGAAATGTTCTCGCTGTATCTTCTGTGAATTTTGTAATTACCCTTATTATCGGCGGAATTGTGCTCGTGTCTGTAATTTTATTTTACAGACCGCTTCTGTTAAGCACGTTTGATGAAACAATGGCCAGAGCAGCCGGACTTCCTGTAAAATGGATTCATTATTTGTTTATGCTGCTTTTATCGCTTGTAACGGTAGCATCACTGCAGACTGTAGGGATTATTCTTGTCGTAGCTATGCTGATAACGCCGGGAGCCACCGCCTACCTTCTTACCGACAGATTTCCTGTTATGCTTGGACTTTCGGCCTTCTTTGGCGCTTTCTCAGCCGTTATCGGATTATTCTTCTCTGTTATGTATGACGTAGCCTCTGGAGCGTCGATCGTACTGGCAGCAACCGCGTTTTTCATGATTGCTTTTTTCTTTGCTCCAAAGCATGGGTTGGTTATTAAGATGATGAAAAAACCCGCAGCAGGGACGAGGGCAGCTTAA
- a CDS encoding RNA degradosome polyphosphate kinase, giving the protein MTKDTRNNFQNPEYYHNRELSWLRFNERVLEEAIDTSNPLLERLKFLAIFSSNLDEFFMVRVAGLIDQVKAGYNRPENKTALTPKQQLEKIALQNQELVTRQYTHFKEKLVPELKKHDIHFIRPKDLSDKDYKRMRRHFKDYILPVLTPMAIDAYRPFPKLSNKSINLAVVLASGTEKKLAIVQVPSVLSRTVAVESGSSTKFILLEDLITEFIDRLFSGFTIISVSPFRITRNADLTIHEEGARDLLREIEKELKKRKWGAAVRFEMENDNMDKNVLSLLMDVLELHENDIYRVNGPLDFTFLFKFHSLLAPVFEKLVYETSIPQPPEDLLHKENIMGAMMEKDLFIHHPYESFQPVVDLMFQAAEDEKVLAIKQTLYRVSGESPIIAALARAAELGKQVTVLVELKARFDEENNIQWAKQLEKAGCHVIYGITGLKTHSKITLIVRHDNDEIQRFVHLGTGNYNDSTAKLYTDMGMLTTRPSFGIDATNFFNYLSGYSSKPEWNEISTVPFEIRDSFLKNIDKEIASHKKYGNGHIIAKMNSLTDKPIIMKLYEASCEGVKIQLIIRGICCLRAGISGVSENITVRSILGRFLEHSRIFYYYQNGQEEIYLSSADLMTRNMEKRIEIVFPVYEPHIKERIKEVLFVSLEDNQKARVLKPDGTYKYVSSKSKSKVNSQEVFRKKAQLSSEDS; this is encoded by the coding sequence ATGACCAAGGACACTCGCAACAATTTCCAAAACCCAGAATATTACCATAATAGAGAATTAAGCTGGCTCCGCTTTAATGAGAGGGTTCTTGAAGAAGCAATTGATACGAGTAATCCACTGCTTGAAAGGTTGAAATTCCTTGCCATTTTCAGTTCTAACCTCGATGAATTTTTTATGGTTAGAGTTGCAGGATTAATAGACCAGGTAAAAGCAGGATATAACAGACCGGAAAATAAAACAGCTCTTACCCCTAAGCAGCAGCTGGAAAAAATTGCTCTGCAAAATCAGGAGCTTGTTACTAGACAGTATACGCACTTTAAAGAAAAACTGGTTCCTGAACTAAAAAAGCACGACATCCATTTCATACGTCCAAAAGATTTATCTGATAAAGATTACAAGCGTATGCGCCGTCATTTTAAAGACTATATACTCCCAGTCCTCACTCCAATGGCGATCGACGCTTACAGACCATTTCCGAAGCTGTCCAATAAAAGTATAAACCTCGCCGTCGTTCTGGCCAGCGGAACAGAAAAAAAACTGGCAATTGTTCAGGTTCCTTCTGTTCTTTCCCGAACTGTAGCTGTTGAGTCCGGCAGTTCCACTAAATTTATCCTGCTGGAGGACCTGATTACTGAGTTTATAGACCGTTTGTTTTCGGGTTTTACTATTATCTCTGTTTCTCCTTTTCGAATTACGAGAAACGCAGATTTAACGATTCACGAAGAAGGCGCCCGCGATCTGCTCAGGGAAATTGAAAAAGAGTTAAAGAAAAGAAAATGGGGCGCTGCTGTTCGTTTTGAAATGGAAAATGACAATATGGATAAAAATGTTCTTTCTCTCTTAATGGACGTACTTGAACTTCATGAAAACGATATTTATAGAGTTAATGGGCCGTTGGATTTCACGTTTTTGTTTAAATTTCACTCTCTGCTTGCCCCTGTTTTTGAAAAGCTGGTTTACGAAACTTCCATTCCCCAGCCCCCCGAAGATTTGCTTCACAAGGAAAACATAATGGGCGCGATGATGGAAAAGGATCTCTTTATTCATCATCCTTACGAATCTTTCCAGCCGGTCGTGGACTTGATGTTTCAGGCTGCCGAAGATGAAAAAGTTCTTGCTATTAAGCAGACTTTGTACAGAGTGAGTGGAGAATCTCCTATCATTGCAGCTCTCGCCAGAGCAGCAGAGCTCGGTAAGCAGGTAACAGTATTAGTAGAATTAAAAGCACGCTTTGATGAAGAAAATAATATACAGTGGGCCAAGCAGCTTGAAAAAGCTGGATGCCATGTCATTTACGGAATAACCGGATTAAAAACCCACAGCAAAATCACCCTTATTGTCCGTCACGACAATGATGAGATCCAGAGGTTTGTGCATTTAGGAACCGGCAATTATAATGATTCGACGGCTAAACTTTATACAGATATGGGGATGCTCACCACCCGGCCGTCATTCGGAATCGATGCAACAAATTTTTTCAATTACTTAAGCGGGTACAGCAGTAAACCGGAATGGAATGAAATTTCTACTGTTCCATTTGAAATCAGAGATTCTTTTCTGAAAAATATTGATAAGGAAATAGCATCCCACAAAAAGTATGGAAATGGTCATATCATTGCTAAAATGAACTCATTAACTGACAAACCAATTATTATGAAGCTTTACGAGGCCAGCTGTGAGGGTGTGAAAATCCAACTGATTATCCGAGGCATCTGCTGTCTGCGTGCCGGTATATCCGGGGTCAGTGAAAATATTACTGTCAGAAGTATTCTCGGAAGATTCCTTGAACACAGCCGGATATTTTATTACTATCAAAACGGCCAGGAAGAAATATATTTATCGTCTGCAGACTTGATGACGAGGAACATGGAGAAAAGAATTGAAATCGTTTTTCCTGTATATGAACCGCATATTAAAGAACGGATTAAAGAAGTTCTCTTTGTTTCTCTAGAGGATAACCAGAAGGCGCGTGTCTTAAAACCGGATGGCACATATAAGTATGTTAGCAGTAAATCAAAATCAAAAGTTAACAGCCAGGAAGTTTTCCGGAAAAAAGCTCAGCTTTCTTCCGAAGACAGCTGA
- the ppx gene encoding exopolyphosphatase yields the protein MTAQQIGVIDMGSNSVRFVIFEVDEYACYQEIQNLKVTARLSTYVDEEGKMNEEGIEAIIDTLDKFASVAEEYNLTTVRGVATAAVRNASNRDQIMQAIEKHSSFPFEILSEEQEAYYGYLAVTNSTDFDEAVTIDIGGGSTEITYFKDRELQQSFSFPFGALTLKKQFVQGDTPEEDELKELRKFLKQSYRSLDWIKDRKVPVIGIGGSARNLALVHQNDISYPLSGLHQYTMTTDDIDDVVDDLQSMSLKKREKVDGLSKDRADIILPAAAAMQVLLKEVDTEEFIISNQGLRDGLFYEQLLSSIEVTHFPNVKEESFYQLSNHYRLDLTYQKKISILSSYLAAELSQNQLITLSPAETQLLRLGANVFYVGRTLHPESRSQHTFYMLTNQSIDGFSHMERLGIAFISSFKSKSYLKQYAKPFKRWLDKETLEKYELLGAINKLAFTMNVSQKSMITSIKIIKAAKHKITMEIFYSGDIFFEEQQANKHKKHLERPLKRNIELIFTEAQ from the coding sequence ATGACAGCTCAGCAGATTGGTGTAATAGACATGGGTTCAAACTCGGTTCGCTTCGTAATTTTTGAAGTTGATGAGTACGCCTGCTATCAGGAAATACAAAATTTAAAAGTAACAGCCCGCTTAAGTACATATGTGGATGAAGAAGGTAAAATGAATGAGGAAGGCATTGAAGCGATCATTGACACACTAGATAAATTCGCTTCGGTAGCCGAGGAATATAATTTAACTACTGTAAGAGGAGTTGCTACAGCTGCCGTACGGAATGCCTCCAACCGGGATCAGATTATGCAGGCGATCGAGAAGCATTCCTCCTTTCCTTTTGAAATATTATCAGAAGAGCAGGAAGCCTACTACGGCTACCTCGCTGTCACTAATTCGACCGATTTTGATGAAGCTGTAACAATTGATATCGGCGGTGGCAGTACGGAAATTACGTATTTTAAGGATCGTGAACTTCAACAGTCTTTCAGCTTTCCTTTTGGAGCCTTAACTCTGAAAAAACAGTTTGTGCAGGGAGATACACCCGAAGAGGACGAGTTGAAAGAACTACGGAAATTCCTTAAACAGTCCTACCGCTCCCTTGATTGGATTAAAGACCGGAAAGTCCCTGTTATCGGCATCGGAGGCTCTGCGCGTAACCTTGCTCTAGTCCACCAGAATGACATATCCTACCCTTTATCCGGTCTTCATCAATACACGATGACTACAGATGATATCGACGACGTAGTAGATGACCTTCAGTCCATGTCCTTGAAAAAACGCGAAAAAGTCGATGGTCTTTCCAAAGATCGTGCAGATATTATTCTCCCTGCTGCTGCTGCTATGCAGGTTCTGCTCAAAGAAGTGGACACGGAAGAGTTTATTATAAGCAATCAGGGACTTCGTGACGGCCTTTTCTATGAACAGCTCTTATCTTCTATAGAAGTTACCCATTTTCCTAATGTAAAAGAAGAGAGTTTTTACCAGCTGAGTAATCATTACCGGCTTGACTTAACTTATCAGAAAAAAATCTCAATCCTATCTTCTTATTTAGCAGCTGAACTGTCTCAGAATCAATTAATAACTCTCTCTCCTGCCGAGACCCAGCTGTTACGACTCGGCGCCAACGTTTTCTATGTAGGAAGAACGCTTCATCCCGAATCACGCAGCCAGCACACATTCTATATGCTGACAAATCAGTCGATTGACGGTTTTTCCCACATGGAGCGTCTAGGTATTGCCTTTATTTCTTCCTTTAAATCCAAATCGTATCTCAAACAATATGCAAAACCTTTTAAGCGCTGGCTGGATAAAGAGACTCTCGAAAAGTATGAGCTCCTCGGAGCTATCAACAAACTAGCCTTCACCATGAATGTTTCCCAGAAAAGCATGATAACGTCCATTAAAATAATTAAGGCTGCAAAGCATAAAATCACAATGGAAATTTTCTATTCCGGAGATATTTTTTTCGAAGAGCAGCAGGCAAACAAACACAAGAAACATCTGGAACGTCCTCTAAAAAGAAATATTGAGCTTATTTTCACAGAAGCACAATAG
- a CDS encoding metal ABC transporter ATP-binding protein, producing the protein MTQKETFKVLEVKNLHFSYGKFNVLEDINMKVMPGSFLGLVGPNGSGKSTLMKLMLGLLNPDRGEISLFGEPVHSFKQWSRIGFVSQKANSFNSGFPATVFEVVAMGLYGKVGLFRFLKKHHKQKVKEAIAQVGMEQYEFHNIGKLSGGQQQRIFIARALVSEPDLLILDEPTVGVDAQSVKNFYDMLKDLNVRKGITLILVTHDIGAMSDYVTDVACLNKCLHFHGNKETFEEKREEMMTAMYGHDVSVIEHNHDHHHHDHEHDHDDLDGVRS; encoded by the coding sequence ATGACTCAAAAAGAAACCTTCAAAGTGCTGGAAGTGAAGAATTTACATTTCAGCTATGGCAAATTTAATGTACTGGAAGATATCAATATGAAAGTGATGCCTGGATCCTTCCTAGGGCTTGTAGGACCGAATGGATCAGGAAAGTCGACATTAATGAAGCTGATGCTCGGTCTTTTAAATCCTGACAGAGGAGAGATTTCCCTCTTTGGAGAACCGGTGCATTCATTCAAGCAATGGAGCAGAATTGGTTTTGTGTCGCAGAAAGCCAATAGTTTCAACAGCGGCTTTCCAGCTACAGTTTTCGAAGTGGTGGCGATGGGGCTTTATGGAAAAGTAGGCTTGTTCCGCTTTTTGAAAAAACATCATAAACAAAAAGTGAAAGAAGCGATAGCTCAGGTAGGCATGGAGCAATACGAATTTCATAATATAGGAAAGCTGTCAGGAGGTCAGCAGCAGCGAATTTTTATTGCCCGGGCTCTCGTCAGTGAACCGGATTTACTAATACTTGATGAACCAACGGTGGGCGTCGATGCTCAATCTGTGAAAAACTTCTACGACATGCTTAAAGATCTGAATGTACGAAAGGGAATCACGCTTATTCTTGTTACGCACGATATTGGAGCAATGAGCGATTATGTAACGGATGTGGCCTGCTTAAATAAATGCCTGCATTTTCATGGCAACAAAGAAACCTTTGAGGAGAAACGCGAAGAAATGATGACAGCAATGTATGGCCATGACGTAAGCGTAATTGAACATAATCATGACCATCATCACCACGACCATGAACATGATCACGATGATTTGGATGGAGTCCGCTCATGA
- a CDS encoding metal ABC transporter permease, whose translation MIEVFFQYDFLRYSLFTSLLIGLLAPLIGVFIVVRRLSLMADALSHITLTGIAFSMLLGRYSTFFAGLNPVYMGMIFAVTGSVMIEKLRHTYRYYKELAIPIILSSGIGVGVVFISLADGFTTDLFNYLFGSVAAITQTDFVIVLILTSIVAVLLILFYKELFFLSFDEEQAVISGLPRRSLHFMFIIITAVVIGMSMQIVGILLVSALMTLPVAAAMRLASSFKQMFLFAVIIGEFSVLSGLFASFHADVAPGGMIVVINVILLLIILFLTSGKFFANKVG comes from the coding sequence ATGATAGAAGTTTTTTTTCAATATGATTTTCTGAGGTATTCATTATTCACAAGCCTCCTGATCGGCCTGCTAGCCCCTCTCATAGGGGTGTTTATCGTTGTCAGGCGTCTTTCCCTGATGGCTGATGCTCTTTCCCATATTACTCTTACTGGAATTGCGTTCAGTATGCTTCTCGGCCGGTATTCGACCTTTTTTGCGGGACTGAACCCGGTTTATATGGGAATGATATTTGCTGTGACCGGCTCCGTAATGATTGAAAAACTTCGGCATACGTACAGATATTATAAAGAGCTGGCTATTCCAATTATCCTCTCTTCCGGAATTGGAGTAGGAGTAGTGTTTATTTCCCTCGCTGACGGCTTCACTACCGACTTATTTAATTATTTGTTTGGCAGCGTGGCAGCTATTACACAGACGGACTTCGTTATCGTATTAATTCTTACTTCTATCGTTGCTGTTCTGCTCATTCTTTTTTATAAAGAATTGTTTTTCCTCAGTTTTGATGAAGAACAGGCTGTTATTTCAGGCCTTCCCCGACGCTCGCTGCATTTTATGTTTATTATCATTACAGCGGTCGTTATCGGCATGTCGATGCAGATAGTAGGGATACTTTTAGTCTCAGCTCTAATGACGCTGCCGGTGGCTGCTGCGATGAGGCTTGCCTCTTCATTTAAACAAATGTTTTTATTCGCGGTTATTATCGGAGAGTTTTCTGTTTTGTCCGGACTTTTCGCTTCTTTTCACGCTGACGTTGCCCCGGGAGGGATGATCGTCGTTATAAACGTTATTCTTTTATTGATTATTCTTTTTCTAACTTCCGGTAAATTTTTTGCAAACAAGGTCGGGTGA